In the Cellvibrio sp. KY-GH-1 genome, ATAATGCTCTCGGTGATTGCTGACCAGTTGCCTGAAAGCGATCCAGATGATCCTTCGCTTTTGCGTAGTCCTTCGTTTGAAAATTAATATCGGCAAGCTCTATATGAGCATCTGCCGAACTACGATCCAATACTGATGCGTGTTCAAATGCAGCTTTTGCCCGATCGCTTTTACCCAACAATAAAGCAGTCCGCCCAACATTAACCAAAGCTCCAGCGCGGCCATCATAATCGAGATCAGATGCAGCTAATTCAAACTGTGCCAACGCCTCTTCATAACGCTTTGCGCCGAAAAGGAAAACACCAAAATCATTGCGTGCAAGCGTAAAATTTTTCTTTGCTTTAATTGCTTTTTTAAAGGTTTCTTCCGCTAATTTTGACTCACCTTCCAATTGATAAAGGCGGGCCATCGTCTCTGTAGCCTCAGGTGAGTTTTTATCAATGTCGGCCGCCTTACGCAAATGATGACGAGCTGACTCACGATTCCCCCTGTCGATATATCCCCGCGCCAACTGGATGTGCAAATCCAGTGACTTCACCTTATCGACAGGACGCTTTGGTTTGCCTCCGTCAGATACACATCCAGTTACAAATAATGCCGCAACTACAACCAACAAAACACACCGCGTGAATCTCAACAGATTATTTGTTTGCATTACCAACCTCATCGTTATTAGAGTTACTGGCCTACAATTTTCACTGGTTGTACATCATCAAACTGAGCACGGTAGCGTTCGCTGCGACGAGTAATATCATTCACTTGCCCAGCCAACTGCCCACAAGCTGCGTCAATATCATCACCGCGCGTAGTACGCACCGTTGTTATATATCCTGCCTCCATTAAAATATCCTGAAACTTACGCAGCGCGTTATTGCTGACACGTTTATAGTTGGACAAATTAAATGGATTAAACGGAATCAAATTGATCTTGACCGGCACATCGCGCAAGAGCTCCGCCAATTCATGCGCATGATGAGGCCGATCATTTACCTGATCAATTAAAGTATATTCAATGGTGATTTTACGATGTGTATCTGGCATCGCCTCGATGTAGCGCTTGGCCGAATCCAGAAGCATAGCAATGGGATATTTTCGATTTATCGGGACCAACTCATTCCGCAACTCATCGTTAGGCGCATGCAAGGAAATCGCAAGGCACGCATCAGTAAACTGACTTAAACGATCCAGCTGCGGCACAACGCCCGAGGTACTAAGAGTTACGCGTCGCTTGGAAATACCGTATGCGTTGTCATGCATCATTAAATTCATAGAATCGACAACGTTATCGAAATTCAGCAGCGGCTCCCCCATCCCCATCATCACTACATTGGTAACCATGCGTGGCCCGTTGGGCTGTAATTGACCAAAGGATTTGGCTGCAATCCACACTTGGCCAATAATTTCTGCGGCGGTCAGATCGCGATTAAAACCTTGCTTTCCTGTTGCGCAAAAGCTGCAATCC is a window encoding:
- the pilW gene encoding type IV pilus biogenesis/stability protein PilW; amino-acid sequence: MQTNNLLRFTRCVLLVVVAALFVTGCVSDGGKPKRPVDKVKSLDLHIQLARGYIDRGNRESARHHLRKAADIDKNSPEATETMARLYQLEGESKLAEETFKKAIKAKKNFTLARNDFGVFLFGAKRYEEALAQFELAASDLDYDGRAGALVNVGRTALLLGKSDRAKAAFEHASVLDRSSADAHIELADINFQTKDYAKAKDHLDRFQATGQQSPRALLLGIRLERVFGNKDKEASYLLVLKNRFPYSKEYLEYKQTMM
- the rlmN gene encoding 23S rRNA (adenine(2503)-C(2))-methyltransferase RlmN: MTEVTSSTSSANAVIAEGSAKMNLLGLPEAKLIAFFDSIGEKKFRAIQVMKWIHQFGAENFDDMTNVSKDLRAKLKNIAEIRPPEVVQQFDSTDGTRKFLIRVAGGNVIETVFIPDGDRGTLCVSSQVGCSLDCSFCATGKQGFNRDLTAAEIIGQVWIAAKSFGQLQPNGPRMVTNVVMMGMGEPLLNFDNVVDSMNLMMHDNAYGISKRRVTLSTSGVVPQLDRLSQFTDACLAISLHAPNDELRNELVPINRKYPIAMLLDSAKRYIEAMPDTHRKITIEYTLIDQVNDRPHHAHELAELLRDVPVKINLIPFNPFNLSNYKRVSNNALRKFQDILMEAGYITTVRTTRGDDIDAACGQLAGQVNDITRRSERYRAQFDDVQPVKIVGQ